The Sphingobacterium lactis sequence CAAATTCCCCCCAGATAGTGGGATATAAAGGTACATTTATAATAAACTTTAGGCTTAGAAAGGTCAAAAGTCTTCGCCTTAACTAAGCTGTATACATTCCATTGAAGCACTATACCTGAAACTATTCCACAACAACCGCATAAACAAAATGGACTGCACATATCAGTTGTTTCCTGATGGTCGTGGCTTCCTTGATGGGTTAATTCTTCCGAATGGTTATGGTTTTGAAAGTTGTCCTTTTCATACATATCGGTACACGGCATTAAAAATACCGTCATCATATAAATTGCCAATATGGAGTAAAAGACTTTCATATTCTTTTGCAAAGTTAGTAAAAAAGTAATGCAATGGCATTGCATTGTTTTGAAAAATTACTATTTTATAATCATCATTTTTCATTCCGAATATTTGTTTTATAAACTGTTCAAAAAAATGT is a genomic window containing:
- a CDS encoding DUF6660 family protein; translation: MQCHCITFLLTLQKNMKVFYSILAIYMMTVFLMPCTDMYEKDNFQNHNHSEELTHQGSHDHQETTDMCSPFCLCGCCGIVSGIVLQWNVYSLVKAKTFDLSKPKVYYKCTFISHYLGGIWQPPKINA